In the Triplophysa dalaica isolate WHDGS20190420 chromosome 8, ASM1584641v1, whole genome shotgun sequence genome, agagagagagagagagagagaaagagacagaatgattgaaacagagagagagagagaatgagaaaaacagagagagagagagagagagagagagagagagaatgagagaaacaaagagacagaatgagagagagagagagagagaatgagaaaaacagagagagagagagagagagaatgagagaaacaaagagacagaatgagagagagagagagagagaaacagattgaatgagagaaacagagagagagagagagagagagagagagagagagagagaatgagagaaacagagagaaacagagagagagacagaatgagagggagagagactcTGACTGTGAATAGAATATCTGTATGGAGGGTAAACTATGCTCGTGACGTCACTTTTCCACGTGAACACGCGGGAACGCGCCTGCTCGAGAGGTAAAAAACTGGgcaaaatgaacatttacaatatcaggaaacatTTGAGTGTCTTAACACATAATTCCTTTGTAAGTCATAAATCCCCAGCAGacacagaacgttcccctaacgttagctttggttcccagaacgttTTGGGAACTATAAATGAACTTAAAGAAAACTTTCCTGGAGAACCATAAATGAACTTAAAGAAAACTTTCCTGTAGAACCATAAATGAACTTAAAGAAAACTTTCCTGGAGAACTATTAATGAACTTAAAGAAAACTTTCCTGTAGAACCATAAATGAACTTAAAGAAAACTTTCCTGGAGAACCATAAATGAACTTAAAGAAAACTTTCCTGGAGAACCATAAATGAACTTAAAGAAAACTTTCCTGTAGAACCATAAATGAACTTAAAGAAAACTTTCCTGGAGAACCATAAATGAACTTAAAGAAAACTTTCCTGGAGAACCATAAATGAACTTAAAGAAAACTTTCCTGGAGAACCATAAATGAACTTAAAGAAAACTTTCCTGGAGAACCATAAATGAACTTAAAGAAAACTTTCCTGGAGAACCATAAATGAACTTTAGAGAATAACGTTCTGGGATTGTTATCTGTGTCTTGAGCATCACCGTCACACTCATATTATTCGGTCACAGGTGATTTACATCGCGGCACAATCAAGAATATCATTTTTGAATACTGTAATTTCATTCATCGTAAATGACACaattcactttatttaattttataaatttagatatttacattattgttttatgtgtgtgtctcagttCTCACCTTAATCTCAAATGTGTGATGGACTAACGTTAGTACTTATTTGAACATGTTTGGCGCAAAATTGTTGTTggtgaaagaaatgaaaataatagttagtctgattaaaaatgataaaagtgttCATAAGGAAACAAACAGGCTTCAAACACAGAGTTTGTACAGAAGAAAAGCGCCTGCAGCACATTCTTCAGTCTGGATTAAACTGAAGCACATGATGATGGAGCTCGTGATTTCACTcgctctcctcctctctctctctctctctctctctctctctctttctcttctctcctcCATCATGGCATCTCCACGGCTCGAGACTTTCTGTTGTTCGAACCGTGACCCCGCCACAGAGTTCGTCGTCACTTTTCAGTCTGGATTCTTCAACTCCATCTGCATCTTCAGCTCCAGTTTGAGTTTCATCTTCTCTGTTCTGCAGCTGTTGCCGAAGCGCAGGAGCTCGAGACGTCTGTCTGCGCATCCGCATCCCAAAGCAGCAGCATCATCCCGCATCGTGTTCATCATCATCCTGTGTGACGTGTTAGGATGcgcaggtaaacacacacaacatgtttACAGTCTGATGACGTCATTCTTTAAGCCTCGATGAATTAATGTAACGAATTATGTAAAGGAAAGACTTGTAAAAAGTGAAagcaagtggttgatatcctctGTGAAAACatcatgttcaacatttaaatcaaccaatcagacttcagaaataagtttactgTTAACCATCTGTTAAATTCAATCTTCTGagcaggattaggtgcttctactATTGTTTTTCTCATGTATCGTTTCCCTCTGATTTCAGGGGTAAGTTTTGGTTTGGTGTAGcttttatttataagaatgttGTCCTGgagacatcaaccacttggcaaaatcaggtcgaacCAAACAAACTACGtacatgaatatttaaaaagagCAGAAACATTCACACATGTCGGGTTTTTGATGCAGAAGGTTTGTTGGATGTAAACTGGGATTTAAACAACAGTGAATTCCTCTCGTAGCCCGTCTGTGATGGTAGAAGGTGAGATTGTGACgtaaatgaatgttttgtaGGAATCATTGTCAGGTCGTCCATGTGGCTGGGTTTACCAAACCTGGTGAACAACATCTCAGTGAACAGCAGTGGCGTCTGGCCGCAGGTCTACTGTGTTGGAAGTTCAGTGAGTCACAGCTTTCATTCGTTACATTAGTAAACACAGATTTCTTGCCTTTAAATTTATATCAAAGTGTCATATTCACTCGGCAGATGTGGATCCAGTTGTTCTTCAGCGCGTCGTTCTGGTGGACGTTCTGTTACGCGGTGGATGTGTTTCTGGTGGTCAAAAGATCAGCCGGCATCAGGTTTGTCCGTCACAAAAAGAAATCCCAAAACTATCTGTGTGAACTGAATGAGATGTTTTGTGTCTGACTCGTGTGTGTGGTTTGCTTGGTTTAGCACTATTGTGTTGTATCACATGATCACGTGGGGTCTGACTCTGCTGCTGTGTGTGGAGGGCGTCGCAATGCTGTATTACCCCTCCATATCGAGGtaaagtcacacacacactttgttttTTGAGCGCACTGTGTCTTTAAGAGTAATGTAGGTCAAGTATTGTGTTGTTGTGCTGGAATGTTCTGCACAGCACACGGTTTTGATATAAAAGTGCTTTCATCCAAGCTGTGATCACGTGACACTGAAGGTGTTTTTCATTGTAGTTGTGAGAAAGGTCTTCAGCACGCCGTCCCTCATTACATCACCACGTATGCACCCATGATGCTGGCGCTGTGTGTGAATCCTGTGCTCTTCACCCGAACTGTGTCTGCTGGTCAGTGTCAACTCTCACGACACGTTTCTGTCATGTTTCCTTTTAAACACATCACCTGTAGCATCTGAGGAAATGAAGTACAGTGATATGACACCTGTAAAAACAGACTGAATGTGCAGCAGCGTGATGAAGAGTGACTGTTATAAGTCATTTCAGACTGTGGAGGCTTTAGGTGTCTAACAAGGCAAGGCCATATTACAAACTGCATCTTATTCTATTCTTGTTGTTATTTATTGACTCAaagctggaatacactacacaactttttaaaaactaaactatCACACACTTGCAAACAGAGCAAACCATCTGCAGCCTTTAAAGCAGTGCTTTAAAGTCAAGAGTAAACCAGAGGAAGCATCATCTCAAGCTAACACACATTAGAGTATTTAAAGAACACATTAAGGGTCTCCTATACAACAATACATCTAAATTCAAGCAGAATTTTCAATTAAAATCGTGTGTGTCGgtgttcacatgtgtgtgtgtgttcatgtttgtgtgtgtgtgtgtgtatatatgtgtgtgtgcagtcaCATCTCTACTCAAAGGTCAGCAGGGCATCTACACTGAGAATGAAAGACGTCTTGGCTCTGAGATAAAAACAAGATTCTTTAAGATAATGCTGGTGTTCTGCATTTGGTGAGCGATTCCTCCGACTCTTAAAGTGTCACACGGTACAGATGATGTGAAACGATGTGCTGATGATATATTCCTCTCCGTCTCTCGTGTTAGCTGGCTGCCCAACATTATCAATGAaggtttgttgttttatctgGAGATGCAAGCGGACATTAAAGCCAGCGATCTGAAAAACATCCGTAACGCCGCTCTCATCACCTGGTTTATCATGGTGAGTTTAACACACAAGACCCTCTGAACTATAGATTATATAAaatctaactctctctctctgttctgaaGGGAATACTGAACCCCATGCAGGGTTTCCTCAACACGCTGGCTTTCCATGGCTGGACGGGGCTGGATGTGGATCTGAGTCGACAGAGACGCAGGGATCTGCCCTGGGATTCTGCATCCACGTCTGTGGCGGTTGCGGGCGGGTGGGTTAATCCCATGGTGGGCTCCACACTGCTGTATGAAAGCCACGTACAGAAGAACCCGAACAGCAACGGTCATCATCAACCTTCAGACGCTATAAGTGTCTTATCTGAAGGTAAAAGACTCTGTGAAAACTCTCTGATCTATAATGGCTACTGATTCATCTCACGTCTGTTGTGATCTGATCTGACCTgtcaaatgtgaaataaaaaactatgTTCAAATGTTGCAATTGTGCATTTAACTTGTATTCACTCGCTGATTCTGTGTTTATAATCTATACTGTGGGTTCTTATCTTGGGTTTGTTTAGATGGGGTGGCGAGGATAGCAGGGAAAGATCAATgcttaattcaactaaataaATCCAACTTTGCAATTttggaaatattaaaataatcagACTTTATCTGCTCAAAAAGAAGAATGAAAAAACTAAACACTAAGCATTATTTCAAAATCTTTGATATTGAACCGCTATTTAGTAACGGAGTAATCATGacttttgtgtaaaattaatgtttgtgtaaatcAGATTTcgctctttgtgtgtgtgacattaataattctataatatatatatatatatatatatatatgtgggTTGATGCAGTTCATGGTAATAACTTTTCATTGAAAAGACATCTCAGAACAATCTGGGTTATAGCACCTGGAGGTCCTCAAGCAAAGTTGAATTAGAACTTAAATCTAGgtctgtttttattatagttGTGAGGTAAGGAAACACACAATTAAAATGAGTATATTATAGTGTAAGGATCTGTTAAAGTGATCGAATTAACTAGTCTTGTGTATCTTATGTCATAGGTTCAGAGTCTAGTACAGTAGAAATCCACATATCCAGTGACCAGCGAGAGTCTGAGGACATAAAAGCAGACGTCACATCACTGGACAATTCTACAGGCTGATGGTCACGTGACCACCGCTTTTATATTCTTAACCTgtacaacacaaaaaacatcatGAAATGAAATCACTTCAGATAATTTCCAGCATGTTTACATCACCTTTAAAGTTCAACATGAATGaatcaaaatgtcaaatgatTTGGCCATATCTGTCTGAAGACTGTTTTGATTCCTTCATGAAAAGACTGTAATGTTTATAAAGTTATTCAGTATTAGTTATTAGAGATGTAACAACATCGAAATCTCTCTGTAAGATAATAACTTGTCGTAAAGTCCACGGTACggtatttattgtaatatttcaaatgacttggaaacgtgccgTAAGCGTCTCTTTTCTTGATCCTCTCATCAGAGGTGTGAGTAAaatgggtcaaatgacctaaaaatcccttttataaaatagaataaagacAATATCTATTATTTTTCTAACTTTCTCCATGATGGGTGCAGAAGACCTATAGTTTCACAGTCATATGACCACCATAaaattgagacaattttgctatcgAGATAACACGATGTCCATAATATTCTTACATCTCTATTAGTTATCCATTAGcaccagagttattatagttttgattttagtttgatagatattttttatttttagttatgtTAATTTTGcttaaagttttagcaattttggtacatgtcattttacaatttattttaattatttcatgttgctatataagattaatacatttttattttagattttgtttataattataattgtaGTGCTTaatcttatttcagtttattttttaggcaacatttttccttttgttaagtttttccaatcatttttagtcatttaattttattttaatgcacagTAACTTTTTCAACGTTTTAATttgagtaaactaaaataaccttgatcAGCAACATATGAATGTTTGTTGCTCATATTCGCTCATTTAATACTTCATTAAATATAATCTTTTTGTAATAAAACGCAGTCTCCTATCTTAGATAAGCATGTATAGTTAAATTATGTATTGCAGTTGTGTTTGCTGATGTATCTGTGCGAAGcatcagtgaaataaataacattcaatATTTAATCTAAGAGGTCATGACATCAACAGTTTAGCACGTCACATTCaatacaaaagaataaaaaaaacaccagtTTGTAATATCAAAATAGAGTGATTTATTTGAACCATAATGTGGTTTGTCTATGAAACAGATTCATGACAAACATGTACAACCCAACTgacaacatcacaacacatttCTCTGTCTGACACAGACAGTAAAGGTCTCAGGTGATGACGGAAATCAGCCGATCACTGCTGGACATTAAGCCAACACGTGATCACTTCTAATACAACCAAAAACTTTAATAAGAATCCAccgtcagaaaaaaacattgaagaaaaaacatgaatgcaAAGCAAATAAGATTTGTGGCATTTAAAGATGTGTTAAGCGGACAGAATTTAATCTGCTCTATCCCTTCTAAGATTTACCATCACATctgatgtttattattaaatcagTTACTGTATCAATAAATCAGACCGCATCAGATCCAGACGGCGACAACGTTATACAGGTTCCAGCAGACAACATTTAACCCATCCTGAAGGGACCGTTCACCCAAACTAAATGagaatctgtcatcatttattcatcctcgtgTCATCTTAAACATGTGCGAGTTTCTttcatcttcagaacacaagagaagatattttgaagaatgttgatcatcAACCAACACTGAACTCCACTGACTACAATTATATAatcaaaaccactgagacatttctcaaaatatcttctattatGTTCTACTTAAGAAAGACTCACAcattcagttttaaaaaacCGCAAGAGGAGgaataaatgaggacagaattctccttttgggtgaactgtcccttaaagaAACATCTCACATTTTTGTCAATGTGAGCGAGCAACAAACTTGAGTTTCCCCAGTGTGAGTCACTTCCCCCGAGCGGATCTTCATTTACTAAATCTGAGTTTGAACCTAAACGACGTTTTTATTGTCCCGCCCACAGTGAAATCCCATTGGTCCACAATCCTGCTGTCAAGGACTGTATAATAAACATCAAGTATACAGGATTGAGTTCAGATGGAAAATTGGAATCTTGACATGACGCTTGACTGTATGAAGATTCAGACACACGTGACCGGTCTCCAGTGATCAGTCCTATAAACCTCAATGACAAAACAGCGCTGAGACAGAACCCAGATTTTCACATCATGCTGAAGATGTTGATGAAAACATGGCTGGAATgtttctctcgctctcatgaGACCATCTGAGACTTTATGAGCCGATGTGTCATAACATCACTTTCCTCCAATAACATGTGCTGCCAACCCAGCAggcattacaaaacaaacaaacaaacaacggTTTCAAGCCTCAAAAAGCATGTGGCGCGcttataaacatatttacacaGTTTATAAAACCTGTGCTGTTATCTAATGTACAACTTTACATTCATTAAATGTACATCCACTGAGGAGAATACACCTTTAACTGGATTCAGAAAATATTTCTCACCAGTAGAATTTTCATTCAGTTTGATTTTAGACATTTCAGAAGAAAAGCAATCttacacatctctctctctct is a window encoding:
- the gpr143 gene encoding G-protein coupled receptor 143, which produces MASPRLETFCCSNRDPATEFVVTFQSGFFNSICIFSSSLSFIFSVLQLLPKRRSSRRLSAHPHPKAAASSRIVFIIILCDVLGCAGIIVRSSMWLGLPNLVNNISVNSSGVWPQVYCVGSSMWIQLFFSASFWWTFCYAVDVFLVVKRSAGISTIVLYHMITWGLTLLLCVEGVAMLYYPSISSCEKGLQHAVPHYITTYAPMMLALCVNPVLFTRTVSAVTSLLKGQQGIYTENERRLGSEIKTRFFKIMLVFCICWLPNIINEGLLFYLEMQADIKASDLKNIRNAALITWFIMGILNPMQGFLNTLAFHGWTGLDVDLSRQRRRDLPWDSASTSVAVAGGWVNPMVGSTLLYESHVQKNPNSNGHHQPSDAISVLSEGSESSTVEIHISSDQRESEDIKADVTSLDNSTG